The nucleotide window AGGAGGGCTTCTCCCATCGGGAAGGAACATCTTTCTGGTTTCCCTGCAGGATGCAGTGGGGGGAAGAGATGGCTGGCAGAGTCGTGCTCCAGCAGGTGGCTGAATGTTGACAAGCACAAAGTGCTGGAGGAGACACACACCCCCAGTCATGGTGAGTGCTGGTCCTGCCCCAGGCTCTGCAGCTAAGAGCTTGATGGAAGAAGGCAAACTGTCCTCCTCTCTCTAAACAGGAAAACAACGTGAGCCGTGGCTGCTGCGGTCCAGCAGACTGCTAAGGAAGTTCGGGTGTCTTGAGGGTAGGAATGAGTTGCGGTCAGAGGCAGCCAGCATCCAGCCAGCACCAGAGGGAAGCCAAGAGAAGGCACAGATGGGCTGTTTGACCAGGAATTTAGAAACGGAGGATGAACGAGGGGTCAAGACAGAATTAGCACAAAGCATGGGAAATGTGGCTTCTTGCAAGCATCTGCACAATAACTGCATGGAGACATTTCAAGAGACTGTACAGAAACCACATAATGTTTTAGAGGAAGTAAGTGTTTTCCAGGCAAACAGGGGACAAGGGGAATCTTCTACTAAGGACCTGAGTGAAACTGTTCTGGAAGACCACTGTTACTGTGTGAGTAATACCCTGCGCTGCACTCAGTTTCCACATGCTCTGAGAGAACATGACTACTGCGGTAGCAGTGATAGCAGTGTCTCAGTGCTCAGAGACCACGAATACTGCCAGGTACAAAGGTTTTCTTCTCAGGACAGAGTCCGTAAAGTTGTTTGCCGTACTTGTAGGTTTCGTGCCATAGCTTACAGGCTGTCAAAGCGAAAATCCTACATAGAGCGTATCATCTGGAAAGCTAAGCGGAGCGTGCGATTCCTCAAGCCCACCTTCAAAAATCTGCGGTTTTCTCGAGCTTTATTCTGCacaaaatgtctttttcctGTGTCATCATCTGTTTCTCTGGCTAGGGCAGATGACTCCACGAAGGAAACTTCTGGGGCGTTTtgtcctgcagagcaggtgGCTGTGCCCCAACAGtctcagaagaaagaagattcCCAAGAGGTGActgtgctcccacagcctgAGAAGGAGGACTCTCAGGAGGAGACATCAGAAACACCCAGTGACCCTGCAGCACCTCTGGAATCAACAGCTGCATCGCCACCCCTCAGTGAAGCTCAGGAGGTGCAGGGTGTAGCAGCACAACCCGAAGCACTTGTGCACCAAGGGATGCAAGAGGCAGAGTTGATCCACGAGCCTGACACTCATCAAAACGCTGAAGGATACAAAATTGTTAATACAAGTTATGGATTGCTGCATGATGCTTATGAAATGGTCGTGTGGACTGTTGATCACATGCTGGAGTCTGCGTGCCAAGCGTTTGAGCTTGGTGGCTATAATCGGTGCAAGGAAATGCGGCCTGTGATTACCCAGTCTGACAGCTGACCACCAGAACGTTAGCAGCTGTGCCTGCTCTGTCATGCTGAACAGACAGAACCCTGCAGCAAAACCCACTAATGTGGCTTAGCAGGAAAAACTGAAAGGTGTACTAAGGGATCAGTGCACAAACGGATACTACCACATAAATGGATGCAAAACTTGGTTTGTAATGCCTGCTGTGATCACCTGGGAGGCTTCAGGGAAAAGCCAGAGGAAGAGAAGTAGGACTGGTGCAAGTAAAAGAGGAAGAAGCCCGGGAAAACTTACAAGAGATGGGAGAATAAGGGCAGCTGTGTGTTAGCAGGCTGCTGACTGGTTTACTTTctggctgagctgtgtgtgatCACTGTGGACTTTCTCCTTGTTCAACCATTGCCACTTGTTTGTGTGAGCACATGCTCACATGTATGTCAGCATGCGAGCTGTGCTCGCTTGTCTGGGCTGGACTTGGCAGAAAGGAATCTCAGggtgctgtgcacagctctgccttggTGCAGGCAGTATGTCCTGTCCTGGGCTCTCCCTCTCAAAATTTAAGCTTTTTGACCATAGGGGAATTCTTAAGATGGAATgataatctcattttttttaaagaaactgcaTATCTCACTGTTGTGCAAGCAGGCGAGGATGTATTGTGCAAAGCCTTGCTGCATTCTCATGTGAAAactattgggaaaaaaaaaaaaacattgggAGTTTTGGGATGCAATGGGAGGTGAGGTTCTGATACTGGGATGGCTGAGAAGAGATGCTGGGGCTGCTTTGTGCCAATGCAGCCACATCTAGTGGACCTGGCACGGGGCACGGCAGATCCCAGCAGCTGAGAAGGCGGTGCCTTTTAGTTGCTCTCTGTTCCTCACTACTCAACTGTATTTCCATCATCAATAAATgaattttcccccttttcttgAGTGTAACCAGTGAGTGACATCTGTGCCTTACTTCCACTGTGAAGCTTTTCAAACACCTGATAGCCAAACTAAACCTGCCCTTGGAGCTCAAAGCCGTTTCCCTTCCtctcaccacagaccctgctggaGAGTCTGTCCCCTCTCCTGTTGCTCCCCTTCAGACACTGAAGGCTGCcctcaggtcacctcacagccttctcttctccaggctgcacagcccaggcTCCCTGCCTGCCTCACAGGACAACTGTTCCAGTGGGAGGCGCAGTCCCCGTGGCAGCACCGAGGAGCCGTGGGACACAGAAGTGCTGGGCACACGCTGTCAAGTGGGAAAATGGCCGAACTTGGCAGTTCCTGCAGCCTCTGAGGGCCAGGCCCAGCGCCTCGGCTCACATGGGGCACGGCGCCAATCCCGCAGGCTTCCGTCCAGAAATGGCGCCCGATCAACCCAACCTGCTACCGCCACAAAATGGCGCCCCCGAGAGCGACAGCCAATCGCGCTGCCGGCACCGAGTCACGTGGCTGCGCGGACTAGACGCGCGCGCCGCTGCATGGAGTTGTGGGTCTGAACATCACTTCCGGGTCACGGGGCGCGGCGCGCCTGAGGCGGAGCTGCGCCGGAAGTGCGTGTGAGGATGTTTACAAGGGCTCAGATCTCCTTCCGCCGTGGTTGCCGGGCTGCGGCGGGGCCCGGGGCCGCATCCGGCTGAGCGGCGCGGAGCCCTCGGCGGCCCACGGCCTCCCCCGCCCCGGCTGTGCCCACGAGTTTGCAAACACCGTGACATCACCCAGCTTTGTATCAGAATGGCGCGCGAGCAATACAGTCTGCTCCGCTGACGGCGCCCGCGTGTGTGAATGCCGCAGCCGCCATTTTGGTGGCTGTTACCGCAGCAGCGCGGTGCCGGTTCTGGTGCAATGCGATCGCCGCCCTCTGGAGGGCATTTTGTAGCTCACCTCGCCAGCCCAGCAGTGCCGCGTTCCCAGCCGTTCTGCCCGTTCCCTCCCGCATCCCATCTGTGCACACACACCTGGGGCAACTTCATTTGCTTTAGCAACCACAGACTCCCTAGAAATCGTTCTTCCACGTGCGGGTCCTCAGCTGTCCGCTCCTCCATGACACAAAGTTGTTCTGTTTATTCAGTCAGCTTTGCTGGACTCCTCGTTGTCCTGCCGGTGGTTCTTCCCAAGTCTCAACCAGGCAGCTTGAGAGGTGGCCCGTCTGAACTTCGTGTTGTTCAATGAGGCCCCGTGCAACGTGCTGCCCTTGCGTCAGGGCAAACCCAGGCACGAGTAGAAGGCAccgagagcagccctgcggggAAGGACTCGGGGGTTCTGTgggaatggaatgttgtttctgcactAGATATGAAGAAGGGCAATTGATCTGAAGAAGTAGAACGTGCTGTGTTTGTATCCTGTAACTTATCCTTAGAAGTAGTTGGTGTAAAAAGTGGGAGCACGGTACATGTTGGTAACTTATCTTAGGAACATAGTTGCTGAATTATGTGATTCATTCtttcttgcaaaactgcaatagATTTTAAATGTTCCAAACAATGCGAGCATAGTGTTAGGCACTAGAAAACATATTGTAGGGTTGTTCTGTTAGGATAGGAGAAtcccagcaaaataaaacagatttaacAAACATCAAAGAAGCCAGGGCCTCTACACAAGGCCGGACTGTCTCACTCTGTGGGAAGGTTGGGATGCAACAGGCAGGCATCCAGATACTCCCCTCTACCCTCCTTCCGAGCTTATCTCTATGCAAAAAAGGACAAGCAGATGTCCAGAAATAATGACCAAGTGTGGAGTAAGTGTTAGaagttaattaaataattagCGGTTTATGCTTAGCCAGCAAAGATTTATGTTTATCCGGTATCTGTATGTTTAGTGAAGTGTCAAGAAGACTGTGAACCTGAAGTACTCATCCAACGAGGAACTAGGGGAGGAAGAGATAAGCATCGAGTAAGAGGGCACAAAAGATGTAACACTGTTTTCTGGGCACCCTCCTGCTTACAGGAGGCCCGgcattgcaattgcaaataaaatctgctttatcagagataccatcctgataaattatttggatatttccaacagttCTGATGGTACAAAGCTGCacatgatccagcagtgtgcgctCACAGCCCAGAGTGCCAACAGcgtcctgggctgcatcaacagaggggtggcagtgggcagggaggggattgtcctcctctgctctgccctcatgggaccccatctgcagtactgcctgcagagctggggcccCCAGTGCAGAGAGATATGAAGCTCTGGAAGCAGGTCCAGAGGGCCGTGAAGATACTCAGAGGCTGCAGCATATTTCCTGCAGAGAAAGTCTGAGGGATCCAGGAGTGTTCAGCccggagaagagaagactcaaGGCAATATAGCAGCATTCTCTTGTCCTCCCCAGACCTCAAACCCAGTGTTCTCTATCAGGCAGATCGCGAGGAAGAGCCATGGGATTGTTATAAATGTAGGTAAGCACGTATTGTGCAGAATGCTGCAGCCTTCCCCTTCCAAATCTTTCCAAAGCATCACTGCAGTAGAAGAGATAAAAAATCCTCTTACAAGTATGTCAGTGGtaagagaagaaccaaggaAAATTTCCATCCTTTACTTGATGCAGCTGGGAATGTaaccactgaggataaggaggaggctgaggtcctcaataCCTTCTTtactggtgaggccgcacctcgagtgctgtgttcagttttgggctcctcgctacaagaaagacattgaggccctggagcgtgtgcagagaagggcaacgaaatggtgaggggtctggagcacaaatatgaggagcggctgagggagctgggattgttcagtgtggagaagaggagctcagggcagacctcattgcactgtacaacttcctgaagggaggctgtgatgaggaggggtttggcctcttctcccaggcaattGACTGGCGGTTGACttgatgatcttgcaggtcatttccaaccttgtgattctatggttctatgattctatggttctgtgattctaggacTGCAGTGGGAGATTTGCAGCCTCTGCGGCAGCCCTGCACTGATCACTGGTGCCTGGGGTCACAGGGACAGGGATGAGGTGGTGCAGAGGGACTGAAGGACACAGGAGGTGGAGTCCCAAGACACCACTCTGGGCAACCATCACCTTCCATCATCTAACCCCAGCGCTTGAGGTGGCAGAGGGGGAGCTGCCCCATGTCTTCCCAGAGGGGAGCGGCCTCTTTGCACTCCTCCAGCCCCTCACTACTGCCCTCCCCAAATGACTGACCGCAATGGGACGTCCCACAGAGAGCTGGCCAACAGCAGGGTCAAAGTCCAGGCAGAGGGAGCTCAGCAGCACCGGGCAGCCAAGCTGTGCCCCACGCAGCGCCATGAAGCTGGGGTTGCTCTGCGTCCTTGCCATGGCCCTTCTGGCCCTGGCCATGGCCGACCTCAAAGACTCCAAGAAGGGGAAAACGCTCACATGGAACAGAGAGGTTGGTGGTGGGTGAAGGGAAGGGTTCAAAGACAGCAAATAACGGTCaggaagggagggaggctgTAGGGAGATGCCATGAGGAAGG belongs to Lagopus muta isolate bLagMut1 chromosome 7, bLagMut1 primary, whole genome shotgun sequence and includes:
- the LOC125696096 gene encoding uncharacterized protein LOC125696096, whose amino-acid sequence is MAAPTPTLSSCGLLPARGLLPVRSLLPVIARRKCRIEAREAFTVVTASHMEEPVTFEDIAIYLSRAEWDMVAEEQRELYRSVMLDNYELLASLGYPGPKPDILHRLERGEEPWVNTPQSPVKWDGPDRTFGCSGGKRWLAESCSSRWLNVDKHKVLEETHTPSHGKQREPWLLRSSRLLRKFGCLEGRNELRSEAASIQPAPEGSQEKAQMGCLTRNLETEDERGVKTELAQSMGNVASCKHLHNNCMETFQETVQKPHNVLEEVSVFQANRGQGESSTKDLSETVLEDHCYCVSNTLRCTQFPHALREHDYCGSSDSSVSVLRDHEYCQVQRFSSQDRVRKVVCRTCRFRAIAYRLSKRKSYIERIIWKAKRSVRFLKPTFKNLRFSRALFCTKCLFPVSSSVSLARADDSTKETSGAFCPAEQVAVPQQSQKKEDSQEVTVLPQPEKEDSQEETSETPSDPAAPLESTAASPPLSEAQEVQGVAAQPEALVHQGMQEAELIHEPDTHQNAEGYKIVNTSYGLLHDAYEMVVWTVDHMLESACQAFELGGYNRCKEMRPVITQSDS